In the Clostridium beijerinckii genome, one interval contains:
- a CDS encoding PAS domain S-box protein, which yields MVSSVLEGISYLNNINNIISIYEPLTDSNQVIYDFSVKFINESFRKEFDCENLTHNCVDEIKIYLREYLFSYLKRIDNNIYTLVIRDTVYEVSFSKFAEKYIFCTFIKSKGILSNEKLFIEGRDFIDNALESILVVSRSGEILYGNKKAIEMYGYSFDELVNLNIFTLRNEDSREFTQDQLNKALDRGIKFKSYHHKKDGTRFPVEVRSVCSNKKSRDVAVSIIRDISDMERLFKDSKIFSISLDILDDPFVIFDKEMNISRWSKGAETKFGFKEADIIGNDMRRLIPKDKLNESQKLIDMITKGNVIKDYETVRIDKEGNLVNVLMSASPIYDDNNLFFGVVAMYKDITDRKLIEKDLREKCEQLELLKQKAEEANKAKSIFLANISHEIRTPMNGITAAIQLLKLEDINEKQKKYIRILNDSANTVLRLINNLLDMSKIESGTFRINREPFNLKETINNIYNSLLVTGNSKGLEVSYYLDHNIDFEIIGDELRLKEILSNLISNAVKFTDDGYISFRVSMISEDSDSEKIQFTIKDSGIGIDDEFKDKIFNNFTQGNISSMKKYMGTGLGLSISKQFANLMNGEISFESSFGKGSTFIFTCEFKKTNDKKQVMERKNIESDKLNQHNDREDKVILYVEDNLISQEVMENIIRSNGYKYISAYNGNEAINILKNNKVDLILMDIQMPELNGFETTQAIRVEELEGKHIPIIAITAYAMREDKEKCIKAKMDDYISKPFEIENLLNIIEFNLRT from the coding sequence ATGGTTAGCTCAGTATTAGAGGGAATATCATATTTAAATAATATTAATAACATAATATCTATATACGAACCATTAACTGATTCAAATCAAGTTATTTATGATTTCAGTGTTAAATTTATAAATGAAAGTTTCAGAAAGGAATTTGACTGTGAAAACTTAACCCATAACTGTGTTGATGAAATTAAAATATATTTAAGAGAGTATTTATTTAGTTATTTAAAAAGAATTGATAACAATATTTATACATTAGTCATTAGAGATACTGTTTATGAAGTTAGTTTCAGTAAATTTGCTGAAAAGTATATATTTTGTACATTCATAAAAAGTAAAGGCATATTATCAAATGAAAAGTTGTTTATAGAAGGAAGAGATTTTATAGATAATGCATTAGAGAGTATTCTTGTAGTAAGCAGAAGTGGGGAAATACTTTATGGAAATAAAAAGGCTATTGAAATGTACGGGTATTCTTTTGATGAACTTGTAAATTTAAATATCTTTACCCTTAGAAATGAGGATAGCAGGGAATTCACCCAAGATCAATTAAATAAAGCTTTAGATAGGGGAATAAAGTTTAAAAGTTATCATCACAAAAAAGATGGGACAAGATTTCCGGTTGAAGTAAGATCCGTTTGTAGTAATAAGAAATCAAGAGATGTGGCAGTCAGTATTATAAGAGATATTTCGGATATGGAAAGGTTATTTAAAGATTCAAAGATATTTTCAATATCTTTAGATATACTTGATGATCCATTTGTGATTTTTGACAAAGAAATGAACATATCTCGTTGGAGTAAAGGTGCTGAGACAAAGTTTGGATTTAAGGAAGCGGACATAATAGGAAATGATATGAGACGGCTAATTCCAAAAGATAAATTAAATGAATCACAAAAATTAATAGATATGATTACCAAAGGAAATGTAATTAAAGATTATGAAACTGTCAGAATAGACAAGGAGGGAAACCTGGTTAATGTCTTAATGTCAGCATCTCCGATTTATGATGATAATAATCTCTTTTTCGGAGTAGTAGCAATGTATAAAGATATTACAGACAGGAAACTAATAGAAAAGGATCTGCGAGAAAAGTGTGAACAATTAGAATTGTTAAAACAGAAAGCAGAAGAAGCCAATAAAGCGAAATCAATTTTTTTGGCTAATATAAGCCATGAAATAAGAACTCCAATGAATGGAATTACGGCGGCTATACAGTTATTAAAGTTAGAAGATATTAATGAAAAGCAAAAAAAATATATTAGAATATTAAATGATTCAGCAAATACTGTGCTTAGACTTATTAATAACTTATTAGATATGTCAAAAATAGAGTCAGGTACATTTAGAATTAATAGGGAACCGTTTAATTTAAAAGAGACTATAAATAATATTTATAATAGCCTTTTAGTCACTGGAAATTCTAAGGGATTAGAAGTAAGTTATTATTTAGACCATAACATAGATTTTGAAATTATCGGTGATGAGCTGAGGTTAAAAGAGATATTATCCAATCTAATTAGCAATGCAGTAAAGTTTACAGATGACGGATATATATCATTTAGAGTAAGTATGATTTCAGAAGATAGTGATAGTGAAAAAATCCAATTTACGATCAAAGACTCAGGGATTGGTATAGATGATGAGTTCAAAGATAAGATATTTAATAATTTTACTCAAGGAAATATATCATCAATGAAAAAGTATATGGGAACAGGATTGGGGTTATCAATTTCAAAACAGTTTGCTAATTTGATGAATGGAGAAATAAGTTTTGAAAGCTCTTTTGGTAAGGGCTCAACATTTATTTTTACATGTGAATTTAAAAAAACAAATGATAAAAAACAAGTTATGGAAAGAAAAAACATTGAAAGTGATAAGCTTAATCAACATAATGATCGAGAGGATAAAGTTATCTTATATGTTGAAGATAACTTAATAAGCCAAGAAGTAATGGAAAACATAATTAGGAGTAACGGGTATAAATATATTTCAGCATATAATGGAAATGAGGCTATAAATATATTAAAAAACAATAAAGTCGATTTAATATTAATGGATATACAGATGCCAGAACTAAATGGTTTTGAAACAACACAGGCTATAAGAGTTGAAGAATTAGAAGGGAAACATATACCAATAATTGCAATAACCGCATATGCTATGCGGGAAGATAAAGAAAAATGCATAAAGGCAAAAATGGATGATTACATATCTAAACCATTTGAAATTGAAAACTTGTTAAATATTATAGAATTCAACTTAAGAACATAG
- the idi gene encoding isopentenyl-diphosphate Delta-isomerase gives MAEYIIAVDEFDNEIGSIEKMEAHRKGTLHRAFSILVFNSKNQLLLQKRNVKKYHSPGLWTNTCCSHPKYGENLQDAIYRRLKEEMGFTCELEEVFSFIYKVKLEDNLFENEYDHVFIGKYDGEIIVNKDEVDDFKWVDINEVKKDIIERPEAYTYWFKYLVNKAENKIFK, from the coding sequence ATGGCAGAATATATAATAGCTGTAGATGAATTTGATAACGAAATAGGTTCAATTGAAAAAATGGAGGCTCACCGTAAAGGAACATTACATAGAGCTTTTTCTATATTAGTATTTAATTCTAAAAATCAATTGTTATTACAGAAAAGAAATGTAAAAAAATATCATTCGCCTGGCCTCTGGACCAATACATGTTGTAGTCACCCTAAATACGGTGAAAATTTACAGGATGCGATTTATAGAAGGCTTAAGGAAGAAATGGGTTTTACATGTGAACTTGAAGAAGTATTTAGTTTTATTTATAAAGTAAAACTTGAAGATAATCTTTTTGAAAATGAATATGATCATGTATTCATTGGGAAATATGATGGAGAAATAATTGTAAACAAAGATGAAGTAGATGATTTTAAGTGGGTTGATATTAATGAAGTTAAGAAGGACATTATAGAAAGGCCAGAAGCATATACTTATTGGTTCAAGTATTTAGTTAATAAGGCAGAAAACAAAATATTTAAATAA
- a CDS encoding alpha/beta-type small acid-soluble spore protein has translation MSSNNSGRNRTLVPEAKAGLNRLKTEVASEVGLSDYENIDKGSLSSRQNGYVGGYMVKHMIQDYEQGLK, from the coding sequence ATGTCATCAAATAATAGTGGAAGAAATAGAACATTAGTACCAGAAGCAAAGGCAGGATTAAACAGATTAAAAACTGAGGTTGCTTCAGAAGTTGGATTAAGCGATTATGAAAACATCGATAAAGGAAGCCTTTCTTCAAGACAAAATGGATATGTTGGCGGTTATATGGTAAAACATATGATTCAAGATTACGAACAAGGTCTTAAGTAA
- a CDS encoding ABC transporter ATP-binding protein, whose translation MINMLCDKFALTKQGAKDLLQGIIFSTLADIALMIPVGLVVMVIRDMLAPITDGININLQLSKYIIMILITLVILFAVNWMQYKSSFIAVYGESANRRINLAERLRKLPLSFFGRRDLSDLTNSIMVDCTDLEHVFSHAIPQFIGAIVSTILVGIGMLIFDWRIGIALLWVAPISFLIVICSKKLQNKFSIKNIAAKRKVADGIQECLETIKDLKAYNQEKEYLLKLDDIIDNAEKIQVRNELTTGIMVVSGQMLLKVGFATVILIGGTLLAKGKTDLFIYLVFLIAASRFYDPICDSLMNLADIFSSSLKIGRMKKMQDHPVQLGSEICKTNGYDIIFNHVAFSYDKKNNENVLKDVSFTAKQGQITALVGLSGGGKSTAAKLAARFWDVNEGSITLGGVNINSVDPEVLLKNYSIVFQDVILFNDTIMNNIRLGKRNATDKEVIAAAKAACCDEFIKRMPDGYNTVIGENGSTLSGGERQRISIARALLKNAPVILLDEATASLDVENETKIQEALSNLIKDKTVLVIAHRMRTISGADKIVVLNDGYVAEQGTPSELLKQNRIYAKMVELQQESSKWKIK comes from the coding sequence ATGATTAATATGCTATGTGATAAATTTGCATTGACCAAGCAAGGCGCAAAAGATTTGCTACAAGGAATAATTTTTAGTACACTGGCAGATATTGCTTTAATGATTCCAGTGGGACTAGTTGTTATGGTTATTAGAGATATGTTAGCTCCAATTACAGATGGTATAAATATTAATTTACAACTGTCCAAATATATTATAATGATTCTTATAACATTAGTTATACTGTTTGCTGTAAATTGGATGCAATACAAATCTTCATTTATTGCAGTTTATGGTGAAAGTGCTAACAGAAGAATAAACTTAGCTGAAAGATTAAGAAAGCTTCCTTTATCTTTTTTTGGGAGGAGAGATTTATCTGATTTAACAAATTCAATTATGGTAGATTGTACAGATTTAGAACATGTATTTTCGCATGCAATACCGCAGTTTATTGGTGCCATTGTATCTACAATACTTGTTGGAATTGGAATGTTGATTTTTGATTGGCGTATTGGAATTGCACTTTTGTGGGTAGCTCCTATATCGTTTTTAATCGTCATTTGCTCTAAGAAACTGCAAAATAAATTTAGCATAAAAAACATCGCTGCGAAACGAAAAGTGGCTGATGGAATACAGGAATGTCTAGAGACTATAAAGGATTTAAAAGCTTATAATCAAGAAAAAGAATATCTTTTAAAGTTAGATGATATTATAGATAATGCTGAAAAGATACAAGTTAGAAATGAGCTTACTACAGGAATTATGGTAGTTAGCGGACAGATGCTTCTAAAAGTTGGCTTTGCCACAGTGATTTTAATAGGTGGAACTCTTCTTGCAAAAGGAAAGACGGATTTATTTATATATTTAGTATTTTTGATTGCAGCTTCAAGATTTTATGACCCAATTTGTGATTCATTAATGAATCTTGCAGATATATTTTCATCAAGCCTTAAAATAGGAAGAATGAAGAAGATGCAAGATCATCCAGTTCAACTTGGATCAGAGATATGCAAAACAAATGGATATGATATAATTTTCAATCATGTAGCATTTTCGTATGATAAGAAAAATAACGAAAATGTTTTAAAAGACGTATCTTTTACTGCAAAGCAGGGACAAATAACTGCTTTAGTAGGTTTATCAGGAGGCGGAAAAAGTACAGCAGCAAAGTTAGCAGCAAGATTTTGGGATGTCAATGAAGGAAGCATAACTCTTGGTGGAGTAAATATAAATTCTGTGGATCCAGAAGTACTTCTTAAAAATTATTCTATAGTATTTCAAGATGTCATACTATTTAATGATACAATTATGAATAATATTCGTTTGGGGAAACGTAATGCAACAGACAAAGAAGTAATAGCGGCAGCTAAGGCGGCATGCTGTGATGAGTTTATAAAAAGGATGCCGGATGGATATAATACGGTGATAGGAGAAAATGGCTCAACTTTATCAGGAGGAGAGCGTCAAAGAATTTCCATTGCAAGAGCTTTGTTAAAAAATGCTCCTGTAATTTTATTAGATGAAGCAACAGCCTCTCTTGATGTTGAAAATGAGACAAAGATACAAGAGGCACTTTCAAACCTTATTAAAGATAAAACAGTACTTGTTATTGCTCATAGAATGCGAACAATATCAGGCGCAGATAAGATAGTTGTATTAAACGATGGGTATGTAGCAGAGCAAGGAACCCCATCAGAATTATTAAAACAAAATAGAATTTATGCAAAGATGGTAGAATTGCAGCAGGAAAGTTCAAAGTGGAAGATAAAATAA
- a CDS encoding TfoX/Sxy family protein, whose protein sequence is MGELSNLPNIGKEVERQLNQVGIFTYDELKAIGAEQAWLKIQEIDPSACIHRLLALEGAIHGIKKTELSQKRKEDLKDFYNWNKGK, encoded by the coding sequence ATGGGAGAATTATCAAATCTACCTAATATCGGCAAAGAAGTGGAAAGGCAATTGAATCAAGTAGGGATATTTACCTATGATGAATTAAAAGCAATTGGAGCAGAGCAGGCATGGCTCAAGATACAAGAAATTGATCCTTCTGCATGTATCCATAGGTTGCTGGCACTGGAAGGTGCAATTCATGGTATTAAGAAAACAGAGCTATCACAGAAACGTAAAGAAGATTTAAAAGATTTTTATAATTGGAATAAAGGAAAGTAG
- a CDS encoding PAS domain-containing hybrid sensor histidine kinase/response regulator encodes MPLNSKRNQEASITISNKIVIKVSEEFVDLTGYYKEELLGKSYKELSKILKSDFCDEFGSVSDEIDIYIFTKSLEPREVIISKKIDHEKMNILYFFYEKENSRIENKFLYAEQLCLDNRYGIGIYSAPDLTLLKANEKYIYYMDEPFNRKENCIGKSIEEIAKDFKEDKIREKWISVIKTGKTGYVKDFMSDRHGTGATYFDSAIVPIYEDGKVKYYIENRIDVTDRIRNKMVIKAQAAEIERRDKKIEAIMDLADEQISIFDKSGRLIKISKVILELFQANKISNINDIKDEIIIFDVNKNKIEFEESKFSYIEKGKEINNYRVIIGTRNLEKHVVISGKPIFDRKGNFERYVLIIDDITEKVQAKIIEEQKNKLEAIIRNMSEGLFTIDKEGNINILNSSAKDFFYNIDLANKISENFLKVKFYDSNDNIIKPENLPSYRVLKGEKINEYRMTLKRKGLEYHFNVSGSPLYDEDGDIVKALLCTRNVTEQVNSNTIIKMQKKQLEAVIENISDAIYIADKEGKIILMNAEGRGLLSDYYAVKNADDFNITKQAFDTSGNEIHVENLSLKCALRGEKIKNRTIIIKRSDKELTIRVNSTPIYDTSGNLIMALACYHDITDLAEKEKIIVEKYRQLEVLKEEAEIANKIKSLFLDNMSHEIRTPMNGIFGTIQLLEKTPMSEEQSKYITLLKNSGNKLLTIINNILDISKIEAGIHKLNDGKFALKKITDDIYTNLLESGNSKGLEIRYYFDPNAEFIAIGDELKLKQILDNLISNAVKFTEKGYISFRVTKVSSDNDYVKIKFTIADTGIGIDERFKSKIFGIFSQGDISVNKKYTGTGLGLSISKQLAMMMNGNISFESTLGEGSTFTFTCSFKKSDYYEKNIEVMNDNKISEDDNINNLWMNKVILCIETNSIDKEVMESIVERKGCKYIHAHNISEALKILNCNYVDLILLDMKLNKLEDFEKIKEMRISRVKGKNIPIIGMSSYTIMENREILMNLGIDHCISKPFNVEEIYNIFEIYL; translated from the coding sequence ATGCCACTTAATAGTAAAAGAAATCAAGAAGCATCTATTACTATTTCAAATAAGATAGTAATTAAAGTAAGCGAAGAATTTGTTGATTTAACAGGGTATTACAAAGAGGAACTATTAGGAAAATCATATAAAGAACTGAGTAAAATATTGAAATCTGATTTTTGTGATGAATTTGGAAGTGTTAGTGATGAAATAGATATCTACATATTCACTAAGTCACTTGAGCCAAGAGAAGTGATTATTTCTAAGAAGATAGATCACGAGAAAATGAATATATTATATTTCTTCTATGAAAAAGAGAATTCCCGTATTGAAAATAAATTTTTATATGCAGAACAGTTATGTTTGGATAATAGATATGGGATTGGAATTTATTCAGCGCCAGATTTAACTTTATTAAAAGCTAATGAAAAATACATTTATTATATGGATGAACCATTTAATAGGAAAGAGAATTGCATTGGTAAATCAATAGAAGAAATAGCTAAAGATTTTAAGGAAGATAAAATAAGGGAAAAATGGATAAGTGTTATAAAAACAGGTAAGACGGGCTATGTAAAAGATTTTATGAGTGATAGACATGGAACGGGAGCAACATATTTTGATTCAGCAATAGTACCAATATATGAAGATGGGAAAGTAAAATATTATATTGAGAATCGTATTGATGTAACAGATAGAATAAGAAATAAAATGGTTATTAAAGCTCAAGCTGCTGAAATTGAGAGAAGGGATAAAAAAATCGAGGCAATAATGGATTTAGCAGATGAGCAGATAAGCATCTTTGATAAAAGTGGAAGGTTAATTAAAATAAGCAAAGTTATTTTGGAATTATTTCAAGCAAATAAAATAAGCAATATAAATGATATAAAAGATGAAATAATAATTTTTGATGTAAATAAAAATAAAATTGAATTTGAAGAGAGTAAGTTTAGTTATATAGAAAAAGGAAAGGAAATAAATAATTATAGAGTGATAATAGGAACTAGAAATTTAGAGAAACATGTTGTTATTAGTGGCAAGCCTATATTTGATAGAAAAGGAAATTTTGAAAGATATGTTTTAATAATTGACGATATAACGGAAAAGGTACAAGCAAAAATTATAGAAGAGCAAAAGAATAAATTAGAAGCTATAATTAGAAATATGTCCGAGGGATTGTTTACAATTGACAAAGAAGGTAATATTAATATTCTAAATTCCAGTGCAAAAGACTTTTTTTATAATATTGATTTAGCAAACAAAATCAGTGAAAATTTCTTAAAAGTGAAATTCTACGATTCCAATGATAATATAATCAAACCAGAAAATTTGCCTAGCTATCGAGTACTAAAAGGTGAAAAGATTAATGAATATAGAATGACGCTTAAGAGAAAGGGATTAGAATATCACTTTAATGTAAGTGGCAGTCCTCTATATGATGAAGATGGAGATATAGTAAAGGCGCTATTGTGCACCCGAAATGTTACTGAACAGGTTAATAGTAATACAATTATAAAGATGCAAAAAAAGCAATTAGAAGCTGTCATTGAAAATATTTCTGATGCAATTTATATTGCAGATAAGGAAGGTAAAATAATTTTGATGAATGCAGAAGGAAGAGGTCTTCTTTCTGATTATTATGCTGTAAAGAATGCAGATGATTTTAACATAACTAAGCAAGCTTTTGATACATCAGGGAATGAAATCCATGTAGAGAATTTGTCTTTAAAATGCGCATTACGAGGCGAAAAAATAAAAAATAGAACAATCATAATTAAGCGTTCAGATAAAGAACTAACTATTAGAGTAAATTCTACTCCTATATATGACACAAGTGGAAATTTAATTATGGCTTTAGCTTGTTATCATGATATTACAGATCTAGCTGAAAAAGAAAAAATCATTGTTGAAAAATATAGGCAATTGGAAGTATTAAAGGAAGAAGCTGAAATTGCTAATAAAATAAAGTCGTTATTCTTAGACAATATGAGCCATGAAATACGGACTCCGATGAATGGCATTTTTGGAACAATTCAGCTTCTTGAAAAAACACCTATGAGTGAGGAGCAAAGTAAGTATATAACACTGCTAAAAAACTCTGGAAATAAACTATTAACAATTATAAATAATATTTTAGATATTTCAAAAATAGAGGCCGGTATACATAAATTAAATGATGGTAAATTTGCTTTGAAAAAGATAACAGATGATATTTATACAAATCTCTTGGAATCAGGAAATTCTAAAGGATTAGAGATAAGATATTATTTTGACCCAAATGCAGAATTTATAGCAATTGGAGATGAACTAAAGTTAAAACAAATATTAGATAATTTAATTAGTAATGCGGTAAAATTTACTGAAAAAGGATATATATCCTTTAGGGTAACAAAAGTATCGTCAGATAATGACTATGTAAAAATTAAATTTACAATAGCAGATACGGGGATAGGAATAGACGAAAGATTTAAGAGTAAAATTTTTGGCATATTTAGTCAAGGTGATATATCTGTAAATAAAAAATATACAGGAACTGGTCTAGGATTATCTATATCTAAGCAACTTGCTATGATGATGAATGGGAATATAAGCTTTGAAAGCACACTAGGAGAAGGGTCTACATTTACGTTTACATGTAGTTTTAAAAAAAGTGATTATTATGAAAAGAATATAGAGGTAATGAACGATAATAAAATTAGCGAAGATGATAATATAAATAATTTATGGATGAATAAAGTCATACTTTGCATTGAAACTAATTCAATTGATAAAGAAGTTATGGAGAGTATAGTGGAGAGAAAAGGCTGCAAATATATCCATGCGCATAATATAAGCGAGGCCTTGAAAATCCTAAATTGTAACTATGTAGACTTAATATTGCTAGATATGAAATTAAATAAATTAGAAGATTTTGAAAAAATTAAGGAAATGAGAATATCAAGAGTAAAAGGAAAAAATATTCCTATAATCGGAATGTCTTCATATACCATTATGGAAAATAGAGAGATACTTATGAATCTAGGAATTGATCATTGCATATCAAAACCATTTAATGTTGAAGAAATTTATAATATCTTCGAAATCTATTTATGA
- a CDS encoding nitroreductase family protein, with protein sequence MNEVLKAIRNRRSVRTYLPTQIKQEDLDLIIESGIYAPSGHNDQPWHFTVIQNKEILKHINDKSKELMAQSEISWIKNMGSNPKVNLIYDAPTLIIVSGNKNALSPKVDCSAAIQNMLLAAESLNIGSVWIGLITFFLKLEDEAKKLGIPEGYEAYYGVALGYKSLNKELIAPKRKLNVVNYIR encoded by the coding sequence ATGAATGAAGTTTTGAAAGCTATAAGAAATAGGAGAAGTGTAAGAACATATTTACCTACACAAATAAAACAAGAAGATTTAGATCTAATCATTGAATCTGGGATATATGCACCTTCTGGTCATAATGATCAGCCATGGCATTTTACTGTTATTCAAAACAAAGAAATATTAAAACATATCAATGATAAATCAAAAGAGTTAATGGCTCAATCAGAAATCAGTTGGATCAAAAATATGGGATCAAACCCCAAAGTAAATTTAATATATGATGCTCCAACCTTAATAATTGTATCTGGTAATAAAAATGCACTTTCCCCTAAAGTTGATTGCTCCGCAGCGATACAAAATATGCTTTTAGCAGCAGAAAGCTTAAACATTGGCTCTGTTTGGATTGGCCTCATAACGTTTTTCTTAAAATTAGAAGATGAAGCTAAAAAACTCGGTATTCCAGAAGGATATGAAGCCTATTATGGTGTTGCTCTAGGATATAAGTCATTAAACAAAGAATTAATTGCTCCTAAGAGAAAATTAAATGTAGTGAATTATATACGATAA
- a CDS encoding RBBP9/YdeN family alpha/beta hydrolase → MKSTNIYVIHGYTSSSKSEWFPWLKEQFKDSSIKVNVPDMPDSGDPHLEPWRKHLHKCIMDIDENTILIGHSLGCITALRYILEKNIKIKGAILVSGFINKNPMKEQTEGIQEFVDSPLDIARIKSLIPKRIAITAIDDDIVPTEATQKLAEELDANLIILESGKHFIARDGYTKFPVLLSEIKKLIGT, encoded by the coding sequence ATGAAATCCACTAATATATATGTTATCCATGGTTATACATCTTCCAGTAAATCAGAGTGGTTTCCATGGTTGAAAGAACAGTTTAAAGATAGCTCTATTAAGGTTAATGTTCCGGATATGCCTGATTCAGGAGATCCACATCTTGAACCTTGGCGTAAACATCTTCATAAATGTATTATGGATATTGATGAAAATACGATATTAATTGGTCACAGCCTTGGATGTATTACAGCACTACGCTATATTCTAGAGAAAAACATAAAAATAAAAGGTGCAATACTTGTCTCCGGGTTCATAAATAAAAATCCTATGAAGGAACAAACAGAAGGTATTCAAGAATTTGTAGATAGTCCACTTGATATTGCAAGAATAAAAAGTCTAATTCCAAAGAGAATAGCTATTACTGCAATAGACGATGACATTGTGCCAACAGAGGCAACACAAAAATTAGCAGAAGAGTTAGACGCAAATCTTATTATTCTTGAATCAGGAAAGCATTTTATCGCGCGTGATGGGTATACTAAATTTCCTGTTTTGTTAAGTGAGATTAAGAAATTAATTGGCACATAG
- a CDS encoding cysteine hydrolase family protein has product MVLLVVDTQKLITNDKLYNFNAFVSNVEKIISEARKNDIKIIYIRHDDGPESELTKGTDGFEVYEKFQPVNDEKIFDKKVNSAFKGTGLLEYLMDKDEKDIIIVGIQTDLCVDATIKCGFEHGFNMIVPAYANTTVDNKFMSGEQTYEYYNEFIWNGRYAEYISIDETIRRMN; this is encoded by the coding sequence ATGGTTTTATTAGTAGTTGATACACAAAAATTAATAACAAACGATAAATTATATAACTTTAATGCATTTGTATCGAATGTAGAGAAAATAATTAGTGAAGCAAGGAAAAACGATATTAAAATAATATATATACGTCATGATGATGGTCCTGAAAGTGAATTAACAAAAGGAACTGACGGATTTGAAGTATATGAAAAATTTCAACCAGTTAATGACGAAAAGATATTTGATAAAAAAGTAAACAGCGCGTTTAAAGGGACAGGCTTACTAGAATATTTAATGGATAAAGACGAAAAAGATATAATAATTGTAGGAATTCAAACAGATTTATGTGTTGACGCCACTATAAAATGTGGATTTGAGCATGGCTTCAATATGATAGTCCCTGCTTATGCAAACACAACTGTTGACAATAAATTCATGTCAGGAGAACAAACATATGAATACTACAATGAATTTATATGGAATGGAAGATATGCAGAATATATTTCGATTGATGAAACTATTAGAAGAATGAATTAA
- a CDS encoding winged helix-turn-helix transcriptional regulator: MSKSIDLESNCPMNLTINILSGKWKIAILWHLSRGTIRFNELQRLLTNITQKTLTMQLRELERDGIIYREVYPESPPRVEYGLTSIGESMKPILSAMCDWGKGYKKLINEDNSVSLL; encoded by the coding sequence ATGTCAAAATCAATTGATTTAGAATCGAATTGCCCGATGAATTTAACTATAAATATACTTAGCGGGAAGTGGAAGATAGCAATTCTTTGGCATTTGTCAAGAGGAACTATTAGATTCAATGAATTACAACGATTATTAACTAATATTACTCAGAAAACATTGACAATGCAGTTAAGAGAATTAGAAAGAGATGGGATAATTTATAGAGAAGTTTATCCAGAATCACCACCAAGGGTAGAATATGGACTTACAAGCATTGGAGAAAGCATGAAGCCTATTTTAAGTGCAATGTGTGACTGGGGAAAAGGCTATAAAAAATTAATAAATGAAGACAATAGTGTTAGCTTATTATAG